The Prochlorococcus marinus str. MIT 9301 genome segment TATCGATGTAGGAATAGCAGAACAACATGCAGTTACTCTTGCGGCAGGAATGTCTTGCGATGGTCTTAAACCTGTTGTAGCTATTTATAGTACTTTTCTTCAACGTGCTTTCGACCAATTAATTCATGATGTAGGGATACAAAATTTACCTGTATCATTCGTACTTGATAGAGCTGGTATAGTTGGAGCTGACGGTCCTACTCACCAAGGTCAGTACGACATCAGTTATATGAGATCTATACCTAATTTTGTATTGATGGCTCCAAAGGATGAGTCTGAATTACAGAGAATGTTAATAACTTCAATAAACCATAATGGTCCTACAGCTCTAAGAATACCCAGAGGCTCTGGATTAGGAGTGGCTATAATGGATGAGGGTTGGGAACCTTTGAATATAGGCGAAGCTGAAATAATTGAAGGAGGAGAAGATATTTTAATTATTGCTTATGGTTCAATGGTTGCATCAGCAATCGAAACTGCAAAGATCTTAAAAAATATGAACATTAATGCATGCATTGTTAATGCAAGATTTGTTAAACCTCTCGATAAAAATCTTATTATGCCTTTAGCAAGTAGGATTCAAAAAGTTGTAACAATGGAAGAAGGAACCTTAATAGGTGGATTTGGTTCCGCAATAGTAGAATTATTTAACGATAATGAAATAAACATTCCAGTATACAGAATAGGTATACCTGATGTTTTAGTTGATCATGCTTCACCTGATCAGAGTAAAGAAAAACTAGGACTTATGCCTGATCAGATGGCAGATAACATTGTTAAGAAATTTAAGTTAGTTAATTAAAAATTTAATAAATAAATATTTATAAAACACCTCTTGAGGCTAATCCTAAGATTGCTCCAATACCAAAAATATGACCTAGGCAATTAGCACCTACAACTGATGCGTGACTTAAACCACCATAGAATTTTGAATTAGGTATTTCAAAGCCTTCATTGGGTTTTCTAATTGTTGCTCTAGCAATTGCATAAGCAAAAACATTACATGCAATCATTACGACGGCACACTTTGGAGACCAAGAAAAAGTTGCTGGATCTGCAGCTGCAAATAATGTAGTAATCATAAAAAATCGTTATTTTTATATATTCTCTAATACTTTTACCTAAAAAACATAAAATTGTAAAAGGTCTTAAGAGTTGTTTACTTCTAAGCTATTTAATAACCTTATAAAACCAAACAAAATAACAAAATCACTTAGAGTTAGGAAGGATTCTGCAAATCCATGCAGGATGTCAACCTCCACAAGGGTTTTATCATAGTAATTTAGTGTGAAGATAGATACCAATATAGTTATAAATACGAATAAAACAGTTAAGGAAAATCCTGTTTTTACAAAATTATTAACAGATTTGATTTTATATAAGTAAAACAAAAATATTGCATATGGAATTATTGATGTAGCGAACAATAATGTATTATCAATTGAACCTAATTTTTCTATAAATTTAAAAAATAAATCATTCATAAGTCTCTTTTCCTTTAAAAATTATTATTGCAGCTAAGGCTAATGTTGAATTTCCAATAAATGTAAATATTCCTTGAAGTGATACTAGACCGTAAAGATTTTCTTGGTTGTCATACATATGCCATGTGATCGCACACATAGCACCTATTAAGTTTGGGACCATCGCAAGGCTTAACCAAAAAAATAAATTATATTTTTTATATGTAGAAATTTTATTTATGACTAATATGGCAAAAATCCATTCTATTACTGATGAGATATGTATTAACCAAGTTACAAAAGATAATTCGTGCAAAATTTTATATTTTTTTCTTTAAAACGTTGAGGACTTCTTTGGCATGATTTAAAGGTAGAACACTAATCCATCTGTAACTAATTTTCCCATCTGGAGAAATCAAAAAAGTATTTCTATCTGAGAATGGAGGAATCCAGGAACCATATTTATCACTAATAATTCCGTCAGGATCAGATAATAAAGTGTAGTTTATGGATCTCTCGCTGCAGAAACTTTCATGAGAATCTTCATTATCTGCGCTAATCCCAACAATTTCGGCATTATATTTTGAAAAATCTTTTTTTAATTCTGAAAAACCTTTAGCTTCAAGAGTGCAACCTGCTGTAAAGTCTTTTGGATAAAAATACATAACTAGCCACTGACCTTCAAAATCACTTAATTCCCATGTTTTTTTTGTTTTTATGTTTTTATTAAAACCTTCTAACTTAAAGTTAGGAGCATAATCACCTACTTCAGGAGCAAAATCAA includes the following:
- the psaK gene encoding photosystem I reaction center subunit PsaK, encoding MITTLFAAADPATFSWSPKCAVVMIACNVFAYAIARATIRKPNEGFEIPNSKFYGGLSHASVVGANCLGHIFGIGAILGLASRGVL
- a CDS encoding DUF3593 domain-containing protein; the encoded protein is MNDLFFKFIEKLGSIDNTLLFATSIIPYAIFLFYLYKIKSVNNFVKTGFSLTVLFVFITILVSIFTLNYYDKTLVEVDILHGFAESFLTLSDFVILFGFIRLLNSLEVNNS
- a CDS encoding DUF2499 domain-containing protein, which produces MHELSFVTWLIHISSVIEWIFAILVINKISTYKKYNLFFWLSLAMVPNLIGAMCAITWHMYDNQENLYGLVSLQGIFTFIGNSTLALAAIIIFKGKETYE
- a CDS encoding peroxiredoxin, yielding MRSLVVSILIPFIILFNCYSALSFDFAPEVGDYAPNFKLEGFNKNIKTKKTWELSDFEGQWLVMYFYPKDFTAGCTLEAKGFSELKKDFSKYNAEIVGISADNEDSHESFCSERSINYTLLSDPDGIISDKYGSWIPPFSDRNTFLISPDGKISYRWISVLPLNHAKEVLNVLKKKI